CTCCGGCAGGCCTCATATCCCGGGAAGAGGCCAGGAAAGAGGCCGAGGCCATGCTCAAAGTGCTCATGAAACATGGCTAATTTTTATATTTTTTGAAATTTCAAAAAACTTAAATAGTTGTTCTGCATCAGTACGCTTAATGGCTAAGTCATACTCCGACATTATCAAGGAGAGGGAAGCAATACTGGACACCTTCGAGGCGCTTTTCAAGGCCCGGGGACTGGGAACTCTGCACGGCCGCGTCTTCGGCGCGATCCTGCTGGCGGTGGAACCCATGACCCAGGACGAGATCAGCGAATTCACCGGGTACTCTGTGCCGGCGGTCAGCTCCGCCATCGACGAGCTGGTCCGGCTGAACCTCGTGGCCAGGCAAAAGCGGCAGGACAGCCGTAAAAATTATTATTCGAGCCGCGCGAACCTCGATGAGATCATGCGGATGACGCTGAAGACTATCCATGACGACTACGTGCAGGTCGTGCTCGGCCAGCTCCAGGCGGTCAAGGGCGATAAGGACGCCAACGACCCCAGGCTGAGCGAGCACGCCGAGTTTATCGAGATTTACGAGGCAAAGCTCAGGGACTTAGAATCATACATGAAAAGATTACTGGACGTACCACTGGAGGAGAAAAAGTGATCACTGTAAACCGGTATCGCTGTGGCTACTGCGGGGCCTGCGTGAGCGTCTGCCCCAAGGACGCCCTGGACCTCGTCGAGACGTATATCGAGGTCGACGATAAGTGCAGCAACTGCGGCATTTGCACCAAAGTATGCCCCATGGGGGCGCTGGAGCTGGTCGATGATGAAGAGTGAGTACGATGTCATCGTGGTCGGCGCCGGGCCGGGGGGCTCAATCGCCGCGCGGACCGCCGCGGAGCACGGCCTCGACGTTCTTTTGATCGAGAAGCGCCAGGAGATCGGCGATCCCGTGCGGTGTGCCGAGGGCACGGGCAAGCTGGGGCTCTCGAAGTTCATCGAGCCCGACCCCAGGTGGATATGCGCCGAGGTCACCGGTGCCCGGATCTTCGCCCCGGACGGGACCTGCGTCGAGCTTTCCGAGAAGCTCGCCGGCAAGGAAGTGGGCTACGTCCTCGAGCGTAAGATCTTTGACCGCGCACTGGCGAAGACGGCCGCGAAGGCCGGCGCCGAAGTGCAGGTCAAGACCCAGGCGACCTCTCTCCTCAAGGAAAACGGCAACGTCTGCGGCATCCGGGGCAAATATCGCGGCGACGACTTCGAGGCCCGGGCAAAAGTCGTGGTCGGCGCCGACGGCATCGAGTCGAGGGTCGGCAAATGGGCCGGCATTAACACCACGATAAAGCCTAAGGATATCGAGACCTGCGCGCAGTTCCTGGTCACCGACATCGACATCAAGGCTGACAGCTGTGATTTCTACATGGGCAACGAGCGCGCCCCCGGCGGCTATGTCTGGATCTTTCCCAAGGGAAAGCGGGAGGCCAACGTGGGCCTGGGGATTCTGGGCAACCGATTCTCGGGTAAGCATCCGATCGACTACTTGCACGATTTCATGGCCTGGAAGTTCCCGGATGGCAAGATCATCGAGACCGTCGTGGGCGCGGTGCCGGCAAGCGGCATGCTCAAGCAGCTTTCCACGGGCGGGCTGGTGCTCGTCGGAGACGCCGGCCGGGTGTCGGACCCGATCACGGGCGGCGGCATCTATAACGCCATGGCCAGCGGCCGCATCGCGGGCAACGTCATCGCGGACGCCATCAAGGCTAACGACGTCTCGGCGAAAAAGCTGATTCGCTACGACCGCGAGGTCGGGGAAGAGCTCGGCAAGCAGCTGGACCGGAACTATAAGACGAAGGAGTTCGTCGTCAAGGCGGAGGATAGCCTGATGAACTCGGTAGCGAGGTCCCTGCAGGGCGTTAATTTCGAGGAGATGTCCGTGGCGAAGCTCTTAAGAGAGATTATCACACGCAACCCGGCAATGTTCCTGGAGCTGGCCGGCCTCTTCTGAGGCCAGCCATTTTTTATTACTAAACAAGCTTAAAAAGCTTAATGATTTGAGCCCCAAACGCAAAATTGGCTTGAAATACAGTTAATCTCGAAATCATAAAACAATTTTATCAAAAACTTTATTATCACCAAAAACAAAAAATCATTTCATGAAATTAAATGATATAGTCGCTTCAATGTCGGGATACCTGTCGGAGCAGACAATCGTGGACTTTATCATGTACAGCAAGGCCTTCGATGACACCCGCTACTCGGTGCTCAAGACAAAGGCCGTCGACAAGGTCTCCATCGCGTTGCTTGCGGCTGCGAAAAACAGCGAGCTTTTCTACGACGTCGTCCAGTGGGGAGAGGACACCGGCGTGGCCTCCAAGGCGACTTTCTCCCGCAGAAAGGACTTTCTCGTAAACCTGAACGTCCTCTTCGAGGAGAGCGTCAAGACGCCCTTCGGCCGCCCCAAGATTCGCCTCAAGCTGAACGACGGAAAGCTCAAAGAGTGCTTCGGCATCCCGGCATAATATTAAAAGGGTTTGTGCCTTAGCCTTAATTTGCGCTCATAGTTTATTTTTTATATCTGTAACAAGGTAAAAACGCCGTTTTTCATGGCGCGGTGTTTCTCTCCCTTCGACGAGCACACCACGTTTCGTCGCTTTCAACGTGATGCCGTCGAGGGCGCCCTTGCCGCAGAGTACGTCCTGCTCCGGGTGCGTGCCGGGCACGATACAGCCGCTCAGCACGATCCTCTCGCCCGCGGAGACCACGAGCGGTATGCGGCGCGTGGCCGGGTGTGACTTTTTAAGCACGAGAAGGGGCGAGCCGCCCTCCCGGACGAGGAACAGCATGCTGCGGGCCATTTCCATGGCCTTTTCTCCGCCTAAAAAGCACGACGCCGCGATGATGTCATCCGGACCCAGGAACTGGACGAGTTCCTCGCCCTCGGTCTCGATGAAGACCCGCTTAAGGCCTCCGGTCCTGACAATTCCCACGGTATTGTTATCGTCGTATAAAAAAAGGATCTCGTCGGGGCCGAGATCTAACTCGACGCTCACTCGATCAGCTCGACGTCCTCGCTGCCGCAGGACGGGCACACGGGCCTCTTGCCCGCGCCTTTGAACTTATTATCGCAGTCCTTGCATTTATAGCGCTTGAACTTGATCTCGTTTATCTCGATATCTGCGGGCATTCCGCCGGTGGTACACATGCTACATTCACCTCTACTGATATTTAGAATCGCATACCCTTAATATTTTCCGAGACCCTGCGCCTGACCGCCTCGTAGAGGTCGCCCAGGTGCGCGTCCATCGTCACCGTCAGCGGCCCGAAATTCTCGACCTCGAGGAGCCACACGGCCTCGGCCATGCCCAGGTCCTCCCAGGCGAGGCCGAGCACCTTTTTCACCATGCGGGCGCCCAGCACCGCGGTGCCGCCAGTCATCGAAAAATATACGGCCCCGTTGTCGTGAAGCGCCTTCAGCACATCCGGCCCCATGCCGCCCTTGCCGACGATGGCGGCGGCGCCATGCTCTATGACAGCGGGCTCCAGGCCGTTCATGCGCGAGCTGGTGGTGGGGCCGATGGCCACGATCTTCCACTCGCCGTCCTCTTTTTTAACGATGGGGGCGCCGTGGAAGATGACCGAGCCGTCAAGCTTAAAAGGCAACTCCTTATGCTCTTTGAAATATTCGGCCATGCGGACATGCGCCTTATCCCTGGCCGTGACAAAGACACCGCTGATATAAACGATATCGCCGGCGCGGAGCTTTTCGACGGTCTCCCTGGCCAGCGGCGTGTCGAGACGGTAATCCATCTACTCGCCCCCGAGCTCGACGCTGCCGTCCTCGTAGATCCGGGCGTGCGCCCTGCGTGCCGCATAGCACTGGAAGATGACGGCCACAGGAAGGCTCGCCGTATGACAGCAGGCGTACTCGGCCTGGACCCCCAGGGCTGTCGTGTCTCCGCCCAGGCCCATGGGGCCGATGCCCGTGCGGTTTATCGCGTGCAGCAGCTCCATCTCGAGCCGGGCGACATCCCTGTCGGGGTTTCGCGAGCCTACCGGCCTTAAAACTGCTTTTTTCGCCAGCGCCATGCACTCATCCGCGGTGCCGCCGATGCCGACGCCCAAGATGACCGGGGGGCAGGGCTTGCTACCGGCGCCGACGACCGTGTCCAGGACAAAACGCTTGACCCCGGCGATGCCCGCTGAAGGATTGAGCATTGCCAGCGCGCTCATGTTCTCCGAGCCGCCGCCCTTGGGCATCACGGTGATGTCGATGTGGCCGGACGCCTCGCACGAGTAATATATGTAAGGCATGCCCTTTCCCGTATTGTCGCCGGTATTCGCGCGTGTAATCGGGTGGACGACGTTCTTACGGAGCGGTATCTCGTGCGTAGCCCGGTGCACGCCCCGGGCGACCGACTCTTCAAAGCCAGGCACGGTGAAGCCCATCTTCACGAAAAAGACCGGCAGGCCCGTATCCTGGCACATGGGCAGCGTGCACGCGCCCGCCTCCTTCACGTTCGCGATGATCCTCTCCAGCTCCCGCCTGGCCAGGGGGTCCCGCTCGATCAGCATCGACCCTTCCAGCGCCGCCAGTACGTCGGGAGGGAGTACGGCCACGGAACGGCGGAGCAGCGCGATGACCGTTTCCTCGATGAGCCTGTCTTCCATATAACTGGAAATAGTGCGCCTTACGATAAAAACCCTTTTCAGAAGCAAATAAATAAAAAGACCGTTTTATCACAATCGTATGTCTCTGACCATCGGCGACCTGCTCGAGGACGTCAATAAGAACAGGTTTTTACTGGCGATCATACTACTGGCGGTACAAGAAAACGAAGGGCAATAATGAGGATATACATTGAGACGCACGGCTGCACGGCTAACCAGAGCGACTCCCGGGAGATGCGGAACTCGATCATCGCTTCGGGCGGCGAGGTCGTCGGAACGCCCGGAGAAGCCGACACGGTCATCGTTAACACCTGCGCGGTCACCGAATTCACCTCGAAGAGCATGCTGAAGGCCATAAAAAAATATGACGGCAAGAGGGTCATAGTCGCCGGATGCATGGCCGCGGCGCAGCCCTACCTGCTTAAAGGCATCAACGTCGAAATAATGCGGTCGCCAGGCGCCGCCGCAGTCGCCGGCGCTCTCGGGATACCGCCGGTCGCAGGGGAGCCCCTCATCAAGGGCACGACGGCGATCATATCCATCGCCGAAGGATGCCGGGGACACTGCTCTTACTGTATCGTACGCCTCGTGAGAGGCCCGCTGCGCAGCGTCCCCGCAGAAAAGGTCGTGTTTACGGTTAAACGTGCCGTGGAAATGGGCGCAAAAGAGATATTCCTGACAGCCCAGGACGCCGGCGCCTACGGGCTCGATACCGGTAAAAGGCTGCCCTCCCTCCTGCGCGACGTACTGCGCCTCGGGGGCGACTACCGGGTACGCCTGGGAATGATGAACCCGTTCTCCATATCGGACATCCTTGACGACATGGTCTCCGTTTTAAACGACCCCCGCGTATACAGGTTCGCCCATATACCGGTCCAGTCAGGCTCGGACCGCATCCTGAAGCTCATGGCGAGGCCATATACTGAAAGCCAGTACCGGGAAATCGTCGCCAGGCTCCGGCATGGCGTGCCCGGCATTACCATCTCCACCGACTACATCGTGGGGTTCCCGACGGAGTCGGACGAGGACTTCGCGATGACCATGGAAGACCTGCGTGCAACGAGGCCGCTCAAGGTGAACATCACCCGCTTTTCCCCGAGGCCGGGTACCGCCGCCGCCGGCATGGAAAACCCGCCGTTCGGGATAAAGAAGGAGCGCTCCCGCGCTCTCACTCGGCTCCATCACGAGATAACTTCGGCCTATATGCGGGACTCGGCGGGCCGCCGCCTGAGCGTGCTCGTCACGGACGAAGGAAAGCCAGGAACGGCAGTCGCACGGGACGATTATTATCACATGGTCGTCATTCCGTATGCTGTTCCTCCCGGCACTCGCCTGGACGTGAGAATTTGCGGTGCGAGCACCACGTATATGGCCGGTGAACCAATTAATAAATAAAAACGATAAAAATTTATGGGCCAAATTTTTTCATTAATTTTGTATTAAATGTAATAAATAGTATTTTTTTAACATCAGGATTCAGACTGATTATAATTAAATTTAATATTGGGAATAAGCATATATATTTTCAATAAAGAGCTAAATTTAAAATAAAACAATAAAATTACTAGTATTTTGTATTATATTTTATTAATATGGCAAATTATATCCTATATACCGTCTAATCTGATATATTTGCTTATTTTACTCAAAAAAGCCTTTGTCGGCATGATAATCTATAAATAGGTTAGAACCATATAGTAAATGTTTAAAACAAAAAATAATATATTATTATATTATTATAATGCATACAAAAAGAAAATAAAACTTATTTTTATTTAATTGAAATTAACCATATATAAATCAATAATTAAAAAATACCTGGCAAAGCAAGAGCTTTAAAATAATACTAATAAATATTATATAAATATTTAAAAATATTTTAGCGTGTAAACATAAAGTTAATATGCCAGAAATACATATCAACATCTAGTCGAATGGTCTATCAAAAGCTATGGATGTATGTATCGGATGTATGTATCATGCCCATAGTATTAACCTTTTAAGATCGCCTGGTGAGGCGGTCATAATTGGCACCTCTTGAGTGCAGGTCACGGTTCGTGACTGCGCGTAAGCGACCATTCTGACCACTTGTAAACAATCCCACGGGAGGAGGGAAAATGCCTAAATTCAAAGACAAAATAGACCTATACGACGATAAGGGAAAACTTTTAGAAAAGGATGTACCCCTTGAGGCAGTCAGCCCGGTCATCAACCCGGCGATCCGCAAGATCGTCAACTTAACCAAGAGAACTGTGGCTGTAAGCCTGGAAGGCATCGAAGGCGCCCTGAAGTCCGGCAAAGTCGGCGGCAAGGGCAGGCAGGTCCTCGGAAGAAGCCTGGACCTTTCCATCGTCAAGGACGCTGACAAGATCGCCAAGGTAGTCGCTGACACTGTCCGCATCAACAAGAGTGACGATACTGCGGTCAAGGTCATCGGCGGCGGCAAGAGCCTGCTCGTCCAGGTCCCGACCCAGAGGGTCGAGTCCGGCGCAGAGTTCGTCGCCAGCCTGAGCAGCACCGCATCGGCGGTCACCGAAGCCATTCTCGACATGTACAAAGTCGACATGTTCGACGCACCGTACGTCAAGAATGCAGTCTGGGGCATGTACCCGCAGACCATGGATCTGGTCGGCGGCAACGTCAAGATGATCCTCGAGATCCCCCAGAAGGACGAGGGCGTCGGCTATGCGTTAAGGAACATCCTTACCAACCACTGCGTCGTTATCGCGAAGAGGAACACCATGAACGTCGCCGCGCTGTCCTCGATCTTCGAGCAGGCCGGCGTCTGGGAAATGGGCGACGCTGTCGGACCATGGGAACGCTACCAGCTACTCGGCTTTGCGTACCAGGGCCTGAACGCGAACAACATGCTCTACAACACTGTCAAGGAGAACGGCAAGAACGGCACCATCGGGTCCGTCGTTGCCACCGTCGTTGGCAAGGCTGTAGATGACAAAGTCATTAAAGTCGAGAAGACACTTCCGTCCGGCTACAAGCTGTACACGACGGACGACATCCCGATGTGGAACGCCTACACTGCAGTCGCCACAATGGCCGCGACCATGGTA
The Methanocella sp. DNA segment above includes these coding regions:
- a CDS encoding GbsR/MarR family transcriptional regulator; amino-acid sequence: MAKSYSDIIKEREAILDTFEALFKARGLGTLHGRVFGAILLAVEPMTQDEISEFTGYSVPAVSSAIDELVRLNLVARQKRQDSRKNYYSSRANLDEIMRMTLKTIHDDYVQVVLGQLQAVKGDKDANDPRLSEHAEFIEIYEAKLRDLESYMKRLLDVPLEEKK
- a CDS encoding 4Fe-4S binding protein is translated as MITVNRYRCGYCGACVSVCPKDALDLVETYIEVDDKCSNCGICTKVCPMGALELVDDEE
- a CDS encoding NAD(P)/FAD-dependent oxidoreductase, which gives rise to MKSEYDVIVVGAGPGGSIAARTAAEHGLDVLLIEKRQEIGDPVRCAEGTGKLGLSKFIEPDPRWICAEVTGARIFAPDGTCVELSEKLAGKEVGYVLERKIFDRALAKTAAKAGAEVQVKTQATSLLKENGNVCGIRGKYRGDDFEARAKVVVGADGIESRVGKWAGINTTIKPKDIETCAQFLVTDIDIKADSCDFYMGNERAPGGYVWIFPKGKREANVGLGILGNRFSGKHPIDYLHDFMAWKFPDGKIIETVVGAVPASGMLKQLSTGGLVLVGDAGRVSDPITGGGIYNAMASGRIAGNVIADAIKANDVSAKKLIRYDREVGEELGKQLDRNYKTKEFVVKAEDSLMNSVARSLQGVNFEEMSVAKLLREIITRNPAMFLELAGLF
- a CDS encoding transcriptional regulator TbsP domain-containing protein, with the protein product MKLNDIVASMSGYLSEQTIVDFIMYSKAFDDTRYSVLKTKAVDKVSIALLAAAKNSELFYDVVQWGEDTGVASKATFSRRKDFLVNLNVLFEESVKTPFGRPKIRLKLNDGKLKECFGIPA
- a CDS encoding FumA C-terminus/TtdB family hydratase beta subunit; translation: MDYRLDTPLARETVEKLRAGDIVYISGVFVTARDKAHVRMAEYFKEHKELPFKLDGSVIFHGAPIVKKEDGEWKIVAIGPTTSSRMNGLEPAVIEHGAAAIVGKGGMGPDVLKALHDNGAVYFSMTGGTAVLGARMVKKVLGLAWEDLGMAEAVWLLEVENFGPLTVTMDAHLGDLYEAVRRRVSENIKGMRF
- a CDS encoding fumarate hydratase; translated protein: MEDRLIEETVIALLRRSVAVLPPDVLAALEGSMLIERDPLARRELERIIANVKEAGACTLPMCQDTGLPVFFVKMGFTVPGFEESVARGVHRATHEIPLRKNVVHPITRANTGDNTGKGMPYIYYSCEASGHIDITVMPKGGGSENMSALAMLNPSAGIAGVKRFVLDTVVGAGSKPCPPVILGVGIGGTADECMALAKKAVLRPVGSRNPDRDVARLEMELLHAINRTGIGPMGLGGDTTALGVQAEYACCHTASLPVAVIFQCYAARRAHARIYEDGSVELGGE
- a CDS encoding tRNA (N(6)-L-threonylcarbamoyladenosine(37)-C(2))-methylthiotransferase produces the protein MRIYIETHGCTANQSDSREMRNSIIASGGEVVGTPGEADTVIVNTCAVTEFTSKSMLKAIKKYDGKRVIVAGCMAAAQPYLLKGINVEIMRSPGAAAVAGALGIPPVAGEPLIKGTTAIISIAEGCRGHCSYCIVRLVRGPLRSVPAEKVVFTVKRAVEMGAKEIFLTAQDAGAYGLDTGKRLPSLLRDVLRLGGDYRVRLGMMNPFSISDILDDMVSVLNDPRVYRFAHIPVQSGSDRILKLMARPYTESQYREIVARLRHGVPGITISTDYIVGFPTESDEDFAMTMEDLRATRPLKVNITRFSPRPGTAAAGMENPPFGIKKERSRALTRLHHEITSAYMRDSAGRRLSVLVTDEGKPGTAVARDDYYHMVVIPYAVPPGTRLDVRICGASTTYMAGEPINK
- the mcrB gene encoding coenzyme-B sulfoethylthiotransferase subunit beta, coding for MPKFKDKIDLYDDKGKLLEKDVPLEAVSPVINPAIRKIVNLTKRTVAVSLEGIEGALKSGKVGGKGRQVLGRSLDLSIVKDADKIAKVVADTVRINKSDDTAVKVIGGGKSLLVQVPTQRVESGAEFVASLSSTASAVTEAILDMYKVDMFDAPYVKNAVWGMYPQTMDLVGGNVKMILEIPQKDEGVGYALRNILTNHCVVIAKRNTMNVAALSSIFEQAGVWEMGDAVGPWERYQLLGFAYQGLNANNMLYNTVKENGKNGTIGSVVATVVGKAVDDKVIKVEKTLPSGYKLYTTDDIPMWNAYTAVATMAATMVNCGALRGAQAVSSTLLYANDLIERETGLPGCDFGKVEGTAVGFSFFSHSIYGGGGPGVFNGNHVVTRHSKGFAIPCVSAACSLDAGTQMFSPEATSGILGIFSEIPEFREPLTHVAKGAAEVKGKV